One Rhodococcus sp. P1Y DNA window includes the following coding sequences:
- a CDS encoding alpha/beta fold hydrolase, protein MTDAHHPILFLSGAGLSPWIWKDVRAQVNADSAVGPRPSDCSGAPLAAYVELAVEAAPPGRFAIVAHSSGGVVGAEVARLVPDRVTGFLGIAAVIPAAGGSFVSAMPAPNRWAIATAMRLAGTRPPATAIRRGLGTGLSKDVVERIVAEFTPESLDLYRQKTGDHVWSGRRGFLVTTRDQQLSPGLQRRFAERLGGKWSQVIATGHLPMLQNPEATAAMIRGFLTA, encoded by the coding sequence ATGACTGATGCGCACCACCCGATCTTGTTCCTCAGCGGCGCTGGGCTCTCGCCCTGGATTTGGAAAGATGTGCGAGCTCAGGTGAATGCCGATTCGGCAGTTGGGCCCCGGCCCTCAGACTGCTCCGGTGCTCCGCTGGCCGCATACGTCGAACTCGCCGTCGAAGCGGCACCGCCAGGCCGGTTCGCCATCGTGGCGCACTCCTCAGGTGGTGTGGTCGGTGCCGAAGTTGCACGGCTGGTTCCGGACCGAGTCACGGGCTTCCTAGGGATCGCCGCCGTGATTCCAGCGGCAGGCGGGTCCTTCGTGTCCGCGATGCCAGCCCCGAACCGGTGGGCCATTGCCACGGCGATGCGACTTGCCGGCACACGCCCTCCTGCGACAGCCATCCGACGGGGCCTCGGGACGGGCCTGAGCAAAGACGTTGTGGAACGCATTGTCGCGGAATTCACCCCTGAATCGTTGGATCTGTACAGGCAAAAGACTGGGGACCACGTGTGGTCCGGTCGCCGAGGCTTCCTGGTGACCACTCGAGACCAGCAGCTTTCACCTGGGCTCCAGCGCCGTTTCGCCGAGCGCCTCGGCGGGAAGTGGTCGCAGGTGATCGCAACCGGCCACTTGCCGATGCTCCAGAACCCGGAAGCAACAGCCGCGATGATCCGCGGGTTTTTGACAGCATGA
- a CDS encoding ISL3 family transposase, with protein MRVSTAFNRLLQIPGASVSDVSITDSLVEVTLRLTARRVKCPCGYSSTAAYDREPRRWRHLDFGRHKVWLVYSIRRIECPTCGVRTEDIPWARPRARHSRDFEDTVLWLVTRTDRTSVSTLMRCAWRTVTSIVTRAVDALIDSRRLDRLYRIGVDEICYRHPHKYLTIVGDHDTGKVIYISEGRGRDSFSEFFEQQSAQEREEVQVVSMDGSPAFRAAAEHHVPQARQCMDPFHVMQWVNRALDRVFSDAASIRRTLTMQAPEWRKARTALRLGKNRLTKTHKSLLRTVTAADTEVGTAWRLKEQFRDLYRKVAPSNAARYLRRWIEEAKSCGISAFVQLARMIDKKSEAICAAIELGVSNALIEGINSKIRLINARGYGHHSAASLKAMIYLNLGGIEVKLPTQR; from the coding sequence GTGCGCGTCAGTACTGCATTTAACCGTCTGCTTCAGATTCCCGGTGCATCGGTGTCGGATGTGTCGATCACAGACTCTTTGGTCGAGGTCACGCTCAGGCTTACCGCGCGCCGTGTGAAGTGCCCGTGTGGCTATTCGAGCACCGCGGCTTACGATCGCGAACCTCGTCGCTGGCGGCATCTCGATTTCGGCCGGCACAAGGTGTGGCTGGTCTACTCGATCCGACGGATCGAGTGCCCGACCTGCGGTGTTCGTACCGAGGACATCCCGTGGGCGCGGCCACGAGCGCGGCATTCACGAGACTTCGAAGACACCGTGTTGTGGCTGGTCACTCGCACCGACAGGACCTCGGTATCGACGTTGATGCGCTGCGCGTGGCGAACGGTGACCTCCATCGTCACACGCGCGGTCGATGCGTTGATCGACTCGCGTCGCCTCGATCGGCTCTATCGGATCGGTGTCGACGAAATCTGTTATCGGCATCCGCACAAGTACCTCACGATCGTGGGTGATCACGACACCGGCAAGGTCATCTATATCTCCGAGGGCCGCGGTCGGGACTCGTTTTCGGAGTTCTTCGAACAACAGTCCGCGCAGGAGCGAGAGGAGGTGCAGGTGGTGTCGATGGACGGGTCGCCGGCGTTCCGTGCGGCCGCCGAACATCACGTCCCGCAGGCTCGTCAGTGCATGGATCCCTTTCATGTCATGCAATGGGTCAATCGAGCGTTGGACCGGGTGTTCTCCGATGCCGCGTCGATTCGTCGCACGCTGACCATGCAGGCACCGGAGTGGCGCAAGGCTCGAACAGCGTTGCGGCTCGGTAAGAATCGGCTCACCAAGACCCATAAGTCGCTATTGCGGACGGTGACTGCAGCTGACACCGAAGTCGGGACGGCGTGGCGTCTGAAGGAACAGTTCCGGGATCTCTACCGGAAAGTCGCGCCGTCGAACGCTGCACGGTATTTGAGGCGTTGGATCGAAGAAGCGAAGTCCTGCGGCATCAGTGCGTTCGTTCAACTCGCCCGGATGATCGACAAGAAGTCCGAGGCGATCTGCGCAGCAATCGAATTGGGTGTCTCCAACGCTCTCATCGAGGGAATCAACTCCAAGATCAGACTGATCAACGCCCGCGGCTACGGCCACCACTCTGCCGCATCGCTGAAAGCAATGATCTACCTCAACCTCGGCGGAATCGAGGTCAAACTACCCACACAAAGGTAA
- a CDS encoding HNH endonuclease signature motif containing protein, with translation MTGSLAGAFAAYTGPQKKPVIDRSLLNEVGDVSVIENRACARKVALAAAIWDSCIHQTVQVGEHITDAGNYASSEIAAALGCSKTVADTYSEIGMDLRLRLPAIKTAFEAGELDLARVRAIYRITNPYSTPAVERTETEILTAALHLSPGPLATEVDAIMHRSAPDEATELRKDLTRLTGVRYRDKDMIATIEAHLEAADAAASWQLINEMADTICPRDPRTRGQRRAAAYTALMRRESYVACTCEPDDDHPCTANPELPDRRTPLTNITIDINTLLGLADLPAYLAGHGHIDADYARQLAENSDLQIILTEVLDLARNLGLVTDNEGQDTDNKDSDTEDTGQDTEDENDGDGDGGDDDTGDDTDADAEDEDDREPTDDVDLGSARKTYPTTHLTFHPLGRGRRRRGMALPRPQLSHTRTRTDATSGPHEGRYTLIAALEKSIAANPGLAVALYPDGHGGHIEPPDSALRYRPTTALADCVRQRDRTCRHPGCDVPAAGCEIDHVIPYNHRNPARGGWTILTNLHCLCKYHHALKTMGAWTPTMLAGAVNYWESSSGTTAITLPGSAIGTTDCAEQPLIPHIPRKRRPKCETVPETAVEAAVATGSTAPAGSGSGSVAAGSGSTPAESGSALGQSAVDTAKRTDPRTRNRRSSTRKSAHAAGSGSDAESGAEAGSGAGAAGSNVRSKRPRIHLEPIVGCNESMGTAVGLIVGTAISAHRGGAPF, from the coding sequence ATGACGGGAAGTCTCGCAGGCGCATTCGCCGCTTACACAGGGCCGCAGAAGAAGCCCGTCATCGACCGATCCCTCCTGAACGAAGTCGGGGACGTCTCGGTCATCGAAAACCGAGCCTGCGCCCGTAAAGTCGCACTCGCAGCGGCTATCTGGGACTCCTGCATCCACCAGACGGTTCAAGTCGGCGAACACATCACCGACGCCGGAAACTACGCATCCTCCGAAATCGCCGCAGCCCTGGGCTGCTCCAAAACAGTCGCAGACACCTACTCCGAAATCGGAATGGACCTTCGCTTACGATTGCCCGCCATCAAAACAGCATTCGAAGCCGGGGAACTCGACCTTGCCCGCGTACGCGCCATCTACCGCATCACCAACCCCTACAGCACCCCAGCTGTCGAACGCACCGAAACCGAAATCCTCACCGCCGCCCTACACCTCTCCCCCGGCCCCCTCGCCACCGAAGTCGACGCCATCATGCACCGCAGCGCACCAGACGAAGCAACCGAACTCCGCAAAGACCTCACCAGACTCACCGGCGTGCGATACCGCGACAAAGACATGATCGCCACCATCGAAGCACACCTCGAGGCAGCCGACGCCGCAGCCAGCTGGCAACTGATCAACGAAATGGCAGACACCATCTGCCCCCGAGACCCCCGCACCCGCGGACAACGCCGCGCCGCCGCCTACACCGCCCTCATGCGACGCGAAAGCTACGTCGCCTGCACCTGCGAACCCGACGACGATCACCCCTGCACCGCGAACCCCGAACTCCCCGACCGCAGAACCCCACTCACCAACATCACTATCGACATCAACACCCTCCTCGGACTCGCAGACCTCCCCGCCTACCTCGCCGGACACGGTCACATCGACGCCGACTACGCCCGCCAGCTCGCGGAGAACAGTGACCTCCAAATCATCCTCACCGAGGTACTCGACCTCGCCCGAAACCTCGGACTCGTCACCGACAACGAGGGTCAGGACACCGACAACAAGGACAGCGACACCGAAGACACGGGCCAGGACACCGAAGACGAGAACGACGGCGACGGCGACGGCGGCGACGACGACACAGGCGACGACACAGACGCAGACGCAGAGGACGAGGATGACCGCGAACCAACTGATGACGTCGATCTCGGGTCTGCGAGGAAGACCTACCCCACGACACACCTGACGTTCCATCCACTCGGACGCGGACGGAGACGCCGAGGAATGGCACTGCCGAGGCCTCAGCTCTCGCACACACGCACGAGAACCGACGCTACTTCCGGACCGCACGAAGGTCGCTACACCCTCATCGCCGCACTGGAGAAATCAATCGCCGCCAACCCAGGGCTAGCCGTCGCGCTGTATCCCGACGGCCACGGCGGACACATCGAACCACCCGACAGCGCACTCCGATATCGCCCAACCACCGCACTCGCCGACTGCGTCCGCCAACGAGACCGCACCTGCCGCCACCCCGGCTGCGACGTCCCCGCAGCCGGCTGCGAAATCGACCACGTCATCCCCTATAACCACCGCAACCCCGCACGAGGCGGCTGGACCATCCTCACCAACCTCCACTGCCTCTGCAAATACCACCACGCACTCAAAACAATGGGCGCATGGACACCGACCATGCTCGCCGGCGCGGTGAACTACTGGGAATCCAGCTCAGGCACGACAGCAATCACACTGCCGGGAAGCGCCATCGGAACAACGGACTGCGCGGAACAGCCCCTGATTCCCCACATTCCTCGCAAACGTAGACCGAAATGCGAAACCGTGCCGGAGACCGCAGTGGAAGCAGCCGTTGCCACGGGGTCGACTGCTCCAGCCGGATCCGGATCAGGTTCTGTGGCGGCCGGATCAGGTTCTACGCCAGCCGAATCAGGCTCTGCGCTCGGTCAATCCGCCGTGGATACTGCGAAGCGAACCGATCCACGCACACGGAACCGGCGGAGCTCTACTCGCAAATCGGCCCATGCCGCAGGATCAGGATCAGACGCAGAATCAGGGGCAGAGGCAGGCTCAGGGGCAGGGGCCGCCGGCAGCAACGTTCGCTCGAAGCGACCTCGGATTCATCTCGAACCGATTGTCGGGTGCAACGAATCGATGGGAACGGCCGTGGGTCTGATTGTCGGTACTGCGATCAGCGCACACCGAGGAGGTGCACCGTTCTGA
- a CDS encoding alpha/beta fold hydrolase, whose product MSKRVQLGPVDTWYDEKGSGDPLVLLHPGGVDSRAMEPTLDALTQEFTVYTPERRGHGRTPDVDGPMTFDDMATDTVAFIETVIGGPARLAGCSDGAVVALLVALRRPDLVERLACVAGVFHRDGWGGGVSDPDDATPQFLVDMYGEISPDGADHYAVITAKLDDMHRAGPLVTPEQLGELRVRLLVMIGDDDEVTIEHAAQFYANAARAELAIVPGTSHGLLVEKPELCNALLLDFLTRDAVATFAPIRRR is encoded by the coding sequence ATGAGCAAACGTGTGCAGTTGGGGCCGGTCGACACCTGGTACGACGAGAAGGGCAGCGGTGACCCGTTGGTTCTCCTGCATCCAGGCGGCGTCGATTCGCGTGCCATGGAACCGACTCTCGACGCGCTGACGCAGGAGTTCACCGTCTACACACCCGAGCGCCGCGGGCATGGTCGGACTCCCGACGTGGACGGCCCGATGACGTTCGACGACATGGCCACCGACACCGTCGCGTTCATCGAGACGGTGATCGGTGGACCCGCGAGGTTGGCAGGATGCAGTGACGGCGCGGTCGTCGCTTTGCTCGTGGCTTTGCGCCGACCGGACCTCGTCGAACGACTCGCCTGCGTCGCCGGAGTGTTTCACCGCGACGGTTGGGGCGGCGGAGTGTCCGATCCCGACGATGCGACACCGCAGTTTCTCGTCGACATGTACGGCGAGATCTCGCCCGACGGCGCCGACCACTATGCGGTGATCACAGCCAAGCTCGACGACATGCACCGAGCCGGGCCGCTCGTCACGCCCGAGCAGCTCGGTGAACTTCGTGTTCGGCTGCTGGTCATGATCGGGGACGACGACGAGGTCACCATCGAGCACGCGGCTCAGTTCTACGCCAACGCTGCGCGTGCTGAGTTGGCAATAGTGCCTGGCACTTCGCACGGCCTACTCGTCGAGAAGCCGGAGTTGTGCAACGCACTTCTCTTGGACTTCCTGACGCGCGACGCAGTCGCGACGTTCGCGCCGATTCGGCGGAGATAG
- a CDS encoding helix-turn-helix transcriptional regulator has product MPRETSAESRDNHLTLRRVVRQQRLIEILADSPVPVPTEALAEKLQVSARTVERDRRRLVESGVPIVAVPGTHGGSRLPRHDRLSPVSLTFEEIAALIAALVALGPTETDSAGSAMRALVSALTGGPQR; this is encoded by the coding sequence GTGCCCCGCGAGACGAGCGCCGAAAGCCGTGACAACCACCTGACGCTGCGACGCGTTGTCCGCCAGCAGCGCCTGATCGAAATTCTCGCGGACTCTCCGGTTCCGGTTCCCACCGAGGCACTCGCCGAGAAATTGCAGGTCAGCGCCAGGACCGTGGAACGAGATCGCCGACGGCTCGTCGAGTCGGGAGTTCCCATCGTGGCGGTGCCGGGGACACACGGCGGGAGCAGGCTCCCGCGCCACGATCGGCTGTCACCCGTCAGTCTTACCTTCGAGGAAATCGCGGCCCTGATCGCCGCACTGGTAGCGCTGGGTCCGACCGAAACAGACAGTGCTGGTTCCGCGATGCGGGCACTGGTCAGCGCACTCACCGGCGGGCCGCAGCGGTGA
- a CDS encoding adenylate/guanylate cyclase domain-containing protein, which yields MTRKRARSVAVRYGVGLLVLNIFAAVQVTFVVALLARSETATVSSILTDPAFSAFRWIVPLGITAGAAAGALLIAPTLRWVSTEAPPTASQAKRAKRIPLHHTASHLILWLGFGFALAFLTREAENDVTILVVVGTIFGAVTTAGTGYLLTERALRPISVRASAVQPRTRRELSVLARLVVTWVVCTAFPVSAITLIVIAHSTGHPVEIPAPIELPILIVSAIALGTGLRGTVLVARSVSEPVREVSSAMRALETGTADARVPVYDSSEIGDLQRGFNSMSAGLAERERLRDLFGRHVGTQVASRALEESDFPRGDVQYAAVLFIDLVGSTTFAVDHPPERVAEVLNEFLAIVVDTVDENFGFINKFEGDAALAIFGAPQPIDDAATAALRAARRLRVALRSLDSMDFGIGVAAGQVFAGDIGATQRYEYTVIGGPVNCAARLSDLAKNEQSRVLVASDVVDSATTDEAVRWEARDPVLLRGLESPTSVATVSLDP from the coding sequence GTGACGCGCAAGCGGGCCAGGTCCGTAGCGGTCCGGTACGGCGTCGGGCTCCTCGTGCTGAACATCTTCGCCGCCGTTCAGGTCACGTTCGTAGTTGCTCTGTTGGCACGCTCGGAAACTGCAACGGTGAGCAGCATCCTGACCGATCCGGCATTCAGCGCGTTCCGTTGGATCGTGCCACTCGGGATCACGGCCGGAGCTGCGGCAGGCGCTCTGCTGATCGCACCGACGTTGCGGTGGGTGAGCACCGAGGCGCCGCCCACGGCCAGCCAGGCCAAGCGGGCGAAACGAATACCGTTGCATCACACAGCATCACATCTGATTCTGTGGCTCGGATTCGGGTTCGCGCTGGCGTTCCTCACCCGAGAGGCGGAGAACGACGTCACGATCCTCGTCGTCGTCGGCACGATCTTCGGTGCCGTGACCACGGCAGGGACCGGCTATCTGTTGACCGAGCGAGCATTGCGCCCCATCAGTGTCCGCGCGTCGGCAGTGCAGCCGCGCACGCGTCGTGAACTGAGCGTGCTGGCGCGGCTCGTCGTCACGTGGGTCGTATGCACGGCATTCCCCGTCTCGGCCATCACCCTCATCGTCATCGCACACTCGACCGGCCACCCCGTCGAGATTCCAGCGCCGATCGAATTACCGATCCTGATCGTCTCGGCAATCGCACTCGGCACTGGACTACGAGGGACCGTGCTCGTCGCGAGATCGGTGTCCGAACCAGTGCGCGAGGTGAGCTCGGCGATGCGGGCACTCGAGACCGGCACCGCAGACGCCCGCGTGCCCGTCTACGACTCCTCGGAAATCGGTGATCTACAGCGCGGCTTCAACAGCATGTCGGCCGGGTTGGCCGAACGGGAACGACTGCGCGACCTTTTCGGCCGCCACGTCGGGACCCAGGTAGCCTCCCGCGCGCTAGAGGAATCGGACTTCCCACGCGGCGACGTCCAGTACGCGGCAGTGCTGTTCATCGACCTCGTCGGATCGACGACGTTCGCCGTCGACCATCCGCCCGAACGCGTCGCGGAGGTGCTCAACGAGTTTCTTGCCATCGTGGTCGACACCGTCGACGAGAACTTCGGATTCATCAACAAGTTCGAGGGTGACGCAGCGCTGGCGATCTTCGGTGCGCCGCAACCGATCGACGATGCGGCCACTGCAGCACTACGAGCAGCCCGACGGTTGCGCGTGGCATTGAGATCGCTCGACTCCATGGACTTCGGAATCGGAGTGGCCGCCGGCCAGGTGTTCGCCGGCGACATTGGTGCCACGCAGCGCTACGAGTACACGGTCATCGGCGGCCCGGTGAACTGCGCAGCGCGACTGTCGGACCTTGCGAAGAACGAGCAGTCGCGGGTGTTGGTCGCCTCCGACGTCGTGGACAGTGCGACTACCGACGAAGCAGTCCGCTGGGAAGCTCGAGACCCGGTACTGCTGAGAGGCCTCGAGAGTCCGACTTCTGTCGCGACAGTCAGTCTCGATCCCTGA
- a CDS encoding MDR family MFS transporter — MTKNDSGEYSHREIMTILSGLMMGMFLAALDQTIVSTSVRTIADDLNGFSVLAWVTTAYLITSTVSTPLYGKLSDLYGRKPFFMTAISIFVIGSMLCGISTSMYELAAFRAVQGLGAGGLMSMALAIIGDIVPPRERAKYQGYFLAVFGTSSVLGPVIGGLLAGQSSILGITGWRWVFYINVPLGIIALVVVWRVLNLPVNRREARIDWWGALLLTIGLVPLLIIAEQGRVWGWSSPRALACFAIGVVGIIAFVLAEIRMGDDALIPMRFFRNRLFALCIAVSVIAGAAMFGGISLLPQYLQVVKGSSPTLAGYQTLPLVGALMISSIVSGRLISKTGRYKIFPIVGTALMAIAMFTFHYVHADTPLWQTMVVMAVFGVGLGSMMQPLTLAIQNAMPPKDMGVSTSAATFFRQIGATLGVAVFLSMLFTQLTPKTTDALVTASATPEFQSAVQAASTSGDPLETGFADALIARDPSIAGSALVDSSFIQKLDSALAEPFRIGFSDAMDYVFLAVSILMVLGFVLVLFVKEVPLRTMSGLAAAKAERDAEAERDAAAGEAS, encoded by the coding sequence GTGACCAAGAACGACTCAGGCGAATACTCGCACCGGGAGATCATGACGATCCTCTCCGGACTCATGATGGGAATGTTTCTCGCGGCGCTCGATCAGACGATCGTGTCGACGTCGGTGCGCACGATCGCCGACGATCTCAACGGCTTCTCTGTGCTCGCGTGGGTCACGACGGCCTACCTCATCACCTCTACGGTCTCGACGCCGCTGTACGGCAAACTGTCCGATCTCTACGGTCGCAAACCGTTCTTCATGACGGCCATTTCGATCTTCGTCATCGGGTCGATGCTGTGCGGAATCTCCACGTCGATGTACGAACTCGCGGCCTTCCGCGCCGTCCAAGGACTCGGCGCGGGCGGGCTGATGTCCATGGCGCTTGCCATCATCGGCGACATCGTTCCGCCCCGTGAGCGCGCCAAGTACCAGGGCTACTTCCTCGCCGTATTCGGAACGTCCAGTGTTCTCGGCCCGGTCATCGGCGGACTGCTGGCAGGGCAGTCGTCGATCCTCGGCATCACCGGGTGGCGGTGGGTCTTTTACATCAACGTTCCGCTCGGCATCATCGCGCTCGTCGTGGTGTGGCGCGTGCTGAACCTGCCCGTGAACAGGCGCGAGGCCCGCATCGACTGGTGGGGCGCACTGCTCCTGACGATCGGACTCGTGCCACTGCTCATCATCGCCGAGCAAGGCCGCGTCTGGGGCTGGAGTTCGCCGCGCGCACTGGCGTGCTTCGCGATCGGCGTCGTCGGAATCATTGCGTTCGTTCTGGCCGAGATCAGGATGGGTGACGACGCTCTGATCCCCATGCGGTTCTTCCGCAACCGGCTGTTCGCGTTGTGTATCGCGGTCAGTGTCATCGCGGGTGCCGCGATGTTCGGTGGTATCTCACTGCTGCCGCAGTATCTGCAGGTGGTCAAGGGTTCGTCGCCGACACTGGCCGGGTATCAGACCCTCCCGCTCGTTGGAGCGCTGATGATCAGCTCGATCGTCTCCGGACGACTCATCTCCAAGACCGGCCGCTACAAGATCTTCCCGATCGTCGGTACCGCGCTGATGGCGATTGCGATGTTCACCTTCCACTACGTCCATGCCGACACTCCACTGTGGCAGACGATGGTCGTGATGGCGGTGTTCGGCGTCGGACTCGGTTCGATGATGCAGCCGCTGACGCTGGCCATTCAGAACGCGATGCCGCCGAAGGACATGGGAGTCTCGACGTCCGCCGCCACGTTCTTCCGGCAGATCGGTGCGACGCTCGGGGTTGCAGTGTTCCTGTCGATGCTGTTCACTCAGCTCACTCCGAAGACGACCGACGCATTGGTCACCGCGAGTGCCACTCCGGAGTTCCAATCGGCCGTCCAGGCCGCGTCGACGAGCGGCGATCCACTCGAGACAGGCTTCGCCGATGCGCTGATCGCGCGCGATCCCTCGATCGCGGGCAGCGCCCTGGTCGACTCGTCGTTCATCCAGAAGCTCGATTCCGCTCTCGCCGAGCCGTTCCGGATCGGATTCTCCGACGCGATGGACTATGTGTTCTTGGCGGTGTCGATCCTGATGGTCCTCGGGTTCGTCCTCGTCCTCTTCGTCAAGGAGGTGCCGTTGCGGACGATGTCCGGGTTGGCAGCGGCCAAGGCCGAGCGCGACGCCGAAGCCGAGCGCGACGCTGCGGCCGGTGAGGCTTCGTAG
- a CDS encoding MFS transporter, with protein sequence MLPVRSVWVVWGVGVFAYIVAVLHRTAFGVAGLDAANRFSISPSLLSSFVVLQIVVYAAMQIPVGVVLDRVGSRKMIALGALLMTVAQVTLAVTESLPLAVAARALVGVGDALTFISVLRLVPQWFPPRQVPIVSQLTGLLGQGGQILSAVPFLILLGGPGWSFAFGSAASLGLVAFVLALALIRDAPPGTEPVEKATSIRETVATIRQVWKRPGTRLGFFSHMGTQFSITVFALLWGIPYLTSAQGLSASTAGALLSVSVVSAVASGIVLGILTGRYPMRRSWLVLAIMISNAAMWGIVLALPGPAPLWLLVVLVVVISVGGPGSVIGFDYARTFNPSANLGTAQGMVNIGGFLASLLVIASIGLILDLRGGYTFDAFRVAFLVQYPVWIVAITGLVITRRKTRRQLAEEGVYPHTMSEIVQRFRDR encoded by the coding sequence ATGTTGCCAGTGAGAAGCGTGTGGGTGGTCTGGGGTGTGGGCGTGTTCGCGTACATCGTCGCAGTTCTGCACCGCACGGCATTCGGTGTCGCCGGACTCGACGCCGCCAACAGATTCTCGATCAGCCCGTCGCTGCTGTCGTCCTTCGTCGTTCTTCAGATCGTCGTGTACGCCGCCATGCAGATTCCGGTCGGGGTGGTTCTGGACCGCGTCGGATCGCGGAAGATGATCGCGCTCGGGGCGTTGCTGATGACCGTCGCGCAGGTGACGTTGGCCGTCACGGAGTCGTTGCCGCTGGCGGTGGCAGCCAGGGCGCTGGTAGGCGTCGGCGACGCATTGACGTTCATCTCGGTGCTGAGGTTGGTGCCGCAATGGTTCCCCCCGCGCCAGGTGCCGATCGTGTCGCAGCTGACCGGTCTGCTCGGGCAAGGCGGTCAGATCTTGTCGGCGGTGCCATTCCTGATTCTGCTGGGCGGACCGGGATGGAGCTTTGCGTTCGGCAGCGCCGCGTCACTCGGTCTCGTTGCGTTCGTGTTGGCGCTCGCCCTGATTCGCGATGCGCCACCCGGAACCGAGCCGGTCGAGAAGGCGACGTCGATTCGTGAGACGGTCGCGACGATCCGGCAGGTCTGGAAGCGTCCCGGAACCAGGCTCGGGTTCTTCAGTCACATGGGAACGCAGTTCTCGATCACGGTGTTCGCGTTGCTGTGGGGAATTCCATACCTAACCTCGGCACAGGGTTTGTCCGCGTCGACGGCCGGAGCGTTGCTGTCGGTGTCGGTGGTCTCGGCGGTGGCGTCGGGGATCGTGCTGGGGATTCTCACGGGCCGCTATCCGATGCGCCGGTCGTGGCTGGTGCTTGCCATCATGATCAGCAACGCGGCGATGTGGGGAATCGTCCTCGCTCTGCCTGGCCCCGCGCCGCTGTGGCTTCTCGTCGTTCTGGTGGTTGTCATATCGGTCGGAGGGCCGGGCTCGGTCATCGGCTTCGACTACGCCAGGACCTTCAACCCGAGTGCCAACCTCGGGACCGCCCAGGGGATGGTCAACATCGGCGGATTTCTCGCCTCGTTGCTCGTGATCGCGTCGATCGGATTGATCCTGGACTTGCGGGGCGGATACACGTTCGATGCGTTCCGCGTCGCATTTCTCGTGCAATACCCGGTGTGGATCGTCGCGATCACCGGGCTCGTCATCACACGGCGCAAGACTCGCAGGCAGCTGGCCGAAGAAGGCGTCTACCCCCATACGATGAGCGAGATCGTGCAGCGGTTCAGGGATCGCTGA
- the aroQ gene encoding type II 3-dehydroquinate dehydratase encodes MAHPIWVLNGPNLNMLGTRQPDVYGHDTLSDVIALCEKTAAAHGRTIRAEQSNHEGQIIDWIHEARGAASGIVINPGGLTHTSVALRDALVIPEVPIIEVHISNVHAREDFRHHSYVSPIANGVIAGLGIAGYGYAIERLVALS; translated from the coding sequence ATGGCCCACCCCATCTGGGTACTCAACGGACCGAACCTGAACATGCTCGGTACCCGCCAGCCAGATGTGTACGGTCACGACACACTTTCCGACGTGATCGCACTGTGCGAGAAGACAGCAGCCGCTCACGGCCGGACCATTCGCGCGGAGCAGTCGAACCACGAGGGCCAGATCATCGACTGGATCCACGAGGCCCGCGGCGCTGCCTCGGGAATTGTCATCAATCCCGGTGGACTGACCCACACCTCGGTCGCCCTCAGGGACGCGCTCGTCATACCGGAAGTACCGATCATCGAGGTCCACATCAGCAACGTGCACGCGCGCGAGGACTTCCGCCACCACTCCTACGTCTCCCCCATTGCCAATGGCGTGATCGCTGGGCTCGGCATCGCAGGGTACGGATACGCCATCGAACGACTCGTCGCGCTCAGCTAG